Proteins from one Salmo salar chromosome ssa07, Ssal_v3.1, whole genome shotgun sequence genomic window:
- the phlda1 gene encoding pleckstrin homology-like domain family A member 1, with protein MLENGGTVLKEGLLEKRSDGLLQLWKKKHCVLTEDGLLLHPPKQHDHPHHYNHHGGGDTGKVKELHFSNMKTVDCVERKGKYIYFTVVMSEGKEIDFRCPQDEGWNAEITLQMVQYKNRQAILAVKSTRQKQQLLVVQLPGQKMIRSSPNVA; from the coding sequence ATGCTGGAGAACGGCGGCACGGTGCTGAAAGAGGGGCTTCTGGAGAAGCGAAGCGACGGTTTGCTGCAGCTGTGGAAGAAGAAGCACTGCGTCCTCACGGAGGACGGGCTTCTGCTTCACCCGCCGAAGCAGCACGACCATCCGCACCATTACAACCACCACGGTGGCGGAGACACTGGCAAAGTCAAGGAGCTGCACTTCTCCAACATGAAAACTGTGGACTGCGTCGAGAGGAAAGGGAAATACATCTACTTCACGGTGGTCATGTCGGAGGGCAAGGAGATCGATTTCAGGTGTCCACAGGACGAGGGCTGGAACGCCGAGATAACTTTGCAGATGGTGCAATACAAAAATAGGCAGGCCATCCTGGCGGTGAAGTCGACCAGACAGAAACAGCAGCTCCTCGTTGTTCAGCTCCCGGGACAGAAAATGATTCGGAGCTCGCCAAACGTTGCGTGA